The Neomonachus schauinslandi chromosome 11, ASM220157v2, whole genome shotgun sequence genome contains a region encoding:
- the TMEM218 gene encoding transmembrane protein 218, translating to MAGTVLGVGAGVFILALLWVLVLLLCALLSRASGLARFSVVFVFLGALIITSVLLLFPRASEVPAPEVEMKIVDSFFIGRYVLLAFLTAVFLGSLFLVLIHHILEPIYAKPLRSY from the exons ATGGCTGGCACCGTGCTCGGGGTGGGGGCCGGCGTGTTCATCTTAGCCCTGCTCTGGGTGTTGGTGCTGCTGCTGTGTGCGCTGCTATCCAGAGCCTCCGGGCTAGCCAG GTTCTCTGTCGTTTTTGTGTTCCTCGGTGCTCTGATCATCACATCAGTTCTGCTGCTCTTCCCTCGAGCCAGTGAAGTCCCAGCCCCAGAGGTTGAAATGAAG ATTGTGGATTCCTTTTTCATTGGCCGCTATGTCCTGCTGGCTTTCCTCACTGCTGTCTTTCTTGGAAGCCTCTTTTTGGTTCTCATTCATCATATCCTAGAGCCAATCTATGCCAAACCACTGCGGTCCTACTGA